One stretch of Alcaligenes aquatilis DNA includes these proteins:
- the flhA gene encoding flagellar biosynthesis protein FlhA codes for MNNFFALLKQNGGQHARLLAGPVLILMVMAMMILPLPPFFLDLLFTFNIALAVMILLVAMFTKKPLDFAAFPAVLLFATLLRLALNVASTRVVLMNGHKGPDAAGQVIEAFGHFLVGGSFAVGLIVFVILVIINFVVITKGAGRIAEVGARFTLDALPGKQMAIDADLNAGLIGEDDARRRRAEVSQEAEFYGSMDGASKFVRGDAVAGLLIMVINVIGGLVIGVVQHGLSFSEAGRVYTLLTIGDGLVAQIPALIISTAAGVVVSRVATDEDVGQQMVNQLFRNPVVLYITAAILGLMGLIPGMPNLVFLLLAAILGAGAWLMQKHQNEQVQQATEPNDEVLAAADSAASEASWNDVSMVDPLGLEVGYRLISLVDHAQNGELLHRIRSLRKKFAQEVGFLPPVVHIRDNLELKPNDYRILLAGVEIGRGTATPGQWLAIDPGGVTMKLPGTPTTDPAFGLPAVWVDVSMREQAQIAGYTVVDASTVIATHINHLLHRHGADLLGRQEVQQLLDHVGREAPKLVEDFVPQTLSLSLLLKVLRGLLAEDVPIRDMRSIVETLAEHAPRILAPGAVQPGQEAGELLAVLRVALGRAIVQQWFPGEGELRVIGLDARLERVMTQALTSSGALEPGLAESVLTDAMRATQFQEEHGDPPVLVVPPILRATLSRFLRHHIPQLGVLSNAEIPEERILRVTTIIGQSE; via the coding sequence ATGAACAATTTTTTTGCCTTACTCAAACAAAATGGTGGCCAACACGCCCGGCTTTTAGCGGGTCCGGTGCTGATCCTCATGGTGATGGCCATGATGATTTTGCCCTTGCCCCCGTTTTTCCTGGACCTGTTGTTTACCTTTAACATCGCTCTGGCCGTCATGATCTTGCTGGTGGCCATGTTCACCAAAAAGCCATTGGACTTTGCCGCTTTCCCGGCCGTGCTGTTGTTTGCCACCTTGCTGCGCCTGGCCTTGAATGTGGCCTCCACGCGTGTGGTGCTGATGAACGGTCACAAGGGCCCGGATGCGGCTGGCCAGGTCATTGAGGCCTTTGGCCACTTTCTGGTCGGTGGCAGTTTTGCTGTTGGCCTGATCGTGTTCGTGATTTTGGTCATCATCAACTTTGTGGTGATTACCAAGGGCGCCGGGCGTATTGCGGAGGTGGGCGCACGCTTTACCCTGGATGCCTTGCCAGGCAAGCAGATGGCCATTGATGCGGACCTGAATGCCGGTTTGATCGGCGAGGACGATGCACGGCGCCGCCGCGCTGAGGTGTCGCAAGAGGCCGAGTTCTACGGTTCCATGGATGGTGCCAGTAAGTTCGTGCGCGGTGACGCCGTAGCGGGCCTGCTGATTATGGTCATCAACGTGATTGGTGGTCTGGTTATTGGTGTCGTGCAGCATGGTTTGAGCTTTTCGGAGGCCGGCCGCGTCTACACCTTGTTGACCATTGGTGATGGTCTGGTTGCCCAGATTCCTGCTTTGATCATCTCGACGGCTGCCGGTGTGGTGGTCTCGCGCGTGGCGACGGACGAAGACGTGGGCCAGCAGATGGTCAACCAGCTTTTCCGCAACCCTGTGGTGCTATATATCACGGCCGCAATTTTAGGCTTGATGGGTTTGATTCCCGGCATGCCCAATCTGGTGTTCTTGCTGCTGGCTGCGATTTTGGGAGCGGGCGCCTGGCTGATGCAAAAGCATCAGAACGAACAGGTGCAGCAAGCCACTGAACCCAACGACGAAGTCTTGGCAGCGGCTGACTCTGCTGCCAGCGAAGCTAGCTGGAATGATGTGTCCATGGTGGACCCCTTGGGCCTGGAAGTGGGCTATCGCCTGATCTCTTTGGTAGACCATGCGCAAAATGGCGAGCTGCTGCATCGTATCCGCAGCTTGCGTAAAAAGTTTGCGCAGGAAGTGGGCTTTTTACCGCCTGTGGTTCACATTCGGGACAATCTGGAACTCAAGCCTAACGACTATCGCATTTTGCTGGCTGGGGTGGAAATTGGCCGTGGTACCGCAACGCCAGGCCAGTGGCTGGCCATTGATCCCGGTGGCGTCACCATGAAGCTGCCCGGTACACCGACTACGGATCCGGCTTTCGGTTTGCCGGCAGTATGGGTGGATGTCAGTATGCGTGAGCAAGCTCAGATCGCGGGCTATACCGTGGTCGATGCCAGCACGGTCATTGCCACGCACATCAACCATTTGCTGCATCGCCACGGGGCCGATTTGCTGGGTCGTCAGGAAGTGCAGCAACTGCTCGATCATGTGGGCCGCGAAGCGCCCAAGCTGGTCGAGGATTTTGTGCCGCAAACCCTGTCTCTTAGCCTGTTGCTCAAGGTCTTGCGCGGCCTGCTGGCTGAGGACGTCCCTATTCGTGATATGCGCAGCATTGTGGAAACCTTGGCCGAGCATGCGCCGCGTATTCTGGCTCCTGGCGCGGTTCAGCCTGGCCAGGAGGCCGGTGAGCTGCTGGCTGTCTTGCGCGTGGCGCTGGGCCGCGCCATTGTGCAGCAGTGGTTCCCTGGCGAAGGCGAGTTGCGTGTGATCGGTCTGGATGCTCGTCTGGAGCGGGTCATGACGCAGGCGCTGACCAGCAGCGGTGCGCTCGAACCCGGACTGGCCGAGTCGGTATTGACCGATGCCATGCGGGCGACACAGTTCCAGGAAGAGCATGGTGATCCGCCTGTGCTGGTTGTGCCCCCCATTTTGCGGGCCACCTTGTCCCGTTTCCTGCGACACCACATTCCCCAGCTGGGTGTCTTGTCTAACGCTGAAATTCCTGAAGAACGCATCCTTCGGGTCACCACCATTATTGGTCAGTCTGAATGA